A single Bosea sp. PAMC 26642 DNA region contains:
- the phnF gene encoding phosphonate metabolism transcriptional regulator PhnF produces the protein MTADAAEDRGTAWRRIADELEAAIGRGDYAVGDTLPASVALAERYGVHRHTVRQAFRHLAERGLVTVARGRGTQVSAPRIPYAIGRRVSMRANFSRIGIAASRRLLSTARIEGDAETCGVLGLQAGSPLWQTQGLSLADGTPIGTGTHWLSVARFPDFDEAFAQAGASMTAALKAFGVADYVRLSTRLTARLASEREAALLEIEPGSAVMVSAAVDALPDLTPIHLVNSVFAGERMEMVVEPFSEEAR, from the coding sequence ATGACAGCCGATGCTGCCGAGGATCGCGGCACGGCCTGGCGGCGGATCGCCGACGAACTCGAAGCGGCGATCGGGCGGGGCGACTACGCGGTCGGCGATACGCTGCCGGCTTCGGTCGCGCTGGCCGAGCGCTACGGCGTGCATCGTCACACCGTGCGGCAGGCCTTCCGGCATCTGGCCGAGCGGGGGCTGGTGACGGTCGCGCGCGGACGCGGCACGCAGGTCAGCGCACCGCGTATTCCCTATGCGATAGGCCGGCGTGTCAGCATGCGGGCCAATTTTAGTCGGATCGGCATCGCGGCATCGCGCCGGCTGCTGTCGACTGCGCGGATCGAAGGCGATGCCGAGACCTGCGGGGTGCTGGGGCTGCAGGCTGGCTCGCCGCTCTGGCAGACGCAAGGCCTGAGCCTGGCCGACGGCACTCCGATCGGAACAGGGACGCACTGGCTTTCGGTCGCGCGCTTCCCGGATTTCGACGAGGCCTTCGCACAGGCCGGCGCCTCGATGACGGCAGCGCTCAAGGCCTTCGGCGTCGCCGACTATGTCCGCCTTTCGACGCGGCTGACGGCACGGCTCGCCAGCGAGCGCGAGGCGGCGCTGCTGGAGATCGAGCCGGGCAGCGCCGTGATGGTCTCGGCCGCTGTCGATGCCCTGCCGGACCTGACCCCGATCCATCTGGTCAACAGCGTCTTCGCCGGCGAGCGCATGGAGATGGTGGTGGAGCCGTTCAGCGAGGAGGCGCGCTAG
- a CDS encoding alpha/beta fold hydrolase codes for MIHFTRLLRAAVLVASCGIAGLALAADYPAPKRGVWIAKDFRFNTGETLPELKLGYATVGEPTGEPVVILHGTAGSADSMLSPIFAGELFGAGQPLDASKYYIIIPDAVGAGASSKPSDGMKARFPRYNYEDMVTAQHRLVSEGLGIRHVRLVLGNSMGGMQTWMWGVKYPDFMDALVPMASQPTEMSSRNWMMRRMIIDAVRNDPEWKGGEYTAQPPALRIANVFFGIATSGGTLAFQQMAPTREAADKLLDERLKAAFNADANDFLYQWDSSRDYNPAPKLEAIKAPVLAINSADDERNPPEAGIMERELKRLGNARLLLIPGSADTRGHGTTGLARFWAKDLADWLPTVPKRSAGGN; via the coding sequence ATGATTCATTTCACCAGGCTGCTGCGCGCGGCTGTTCTCGTCGCGTCCTGCGGCATCGCGGGGCTCGCGCTGGCCGCGGATTATCCGGCCCCCAAGCGCGGGGTCTGGATCGCGAAGGACTTCCGCTTCAATACGGGTGAGACCCTGCCGGAGCTGAAGCTCGGCTATGCGACCGTGGGTGAGCCGACGGGCGAGCCGGTCGTGATCCTGCATGGCACGGCGGGCTCAGCGGACAGCATGCTGAGCCCGATCTTCGCCGGCGAGCTGTTCGGGGCCGGCCAGCCGCTCGATGCGAGCAAGTACTATATCATCATTCCCGACGCGGTCGGGGCGGGTGCGTCGTCCAAGCCGTCGGACGGCATGAAGGCGCGGTTTCCGCGCTACAACTACGAGGACATGGTTACGGCGCAGCACAGGCTGGTGAGCGAAGGCCTCGGCATCCGCCATGTCCGGCTCGTGCTCGGCAATTCAATGGGTGGGATGCAGACCTGGATGTGGGGCGTTAAATACCCCGATTTCATGGACGCGCTCGTGCCGATGGCGTCGCAGCCGACGGAAATGTCGAGCCGCAACTGGATGATGCGGCGCATGATCATCGATGCCGTCCGCAACGATCCGGAGTGGAAGGGCGGCGAGTACACGGCCCAGCCGCCGGCGCTCCGGATCGCCAATGTGTTCTTCGGCATCGCGACCAGCGGCGGCACGCTCGCCTTCCAGCAGATGGCGCCGACGCGGGAGGCCGCCGACAAGCTGCTGGACGAGCGGCTGAAGGCGGCTTTCAACGCCGATGCGAACGACTTCCTCTACCAGTGGGATTCCTCGCGCGACTACAATCCCGCGCCCAAGCTGGAGGCGATCAAGGCGCCCGTGCTGGCGATCAACTCCGCCGATGACGAGCGCAACCCGCCTGAGGCCGGCATCATGGAGCGCGAGCTGAAGCGCCTCGGGAATGCCAGGCTGTTGCTGATCCCGGGCAGTGCGGATACGCGCGGCCATGGCACCACGGGGCTTGCCAGGTTCTGGGCGAAGGATTTGGCAGACTGGCTGCCGACCGTGCCAAAGCGGTCGGCCGGCGGCAATTGA
- the phnE gene encoding phosphonate ABC transporter, permease protein PhnE encodes MTLALSTGDRAALVARHKTAIDGSLRTRLVTLVVVAGLLGLFVYGLTTLEVSLARIIAGLGNLGTFVVLMLPPDPGSLARATLFVKALFETIAIAFLGTILAAILAFPLGFIAARNVVANKIVHFLARRSLDTVRGVDALIWALIWVNVVGLGPFAGMLAIMTSDLGAFGKLYSEAIESADRKPVEGVTSLGGGKLHEIRFGLIPQVLPVIASQVLYYIESNTRSSTIIGIVGAGGIGLYLAETIRTLEWQQVSFLILLILAAVTAIDFLSSKLRFAIIGQRAV; translated from the coding sequence ATGACGCTCGCTCTCTCGACCGGCGACCGCGCCGCGCTCGTCGCTCGCCACAAGACCGCCATCGACGGCTCGCTCCGGACACGGCTGGTGACGCTGGTAGTCGTCGCCGGGCTGCTCGGGCTTTTCGTCTACGGCCTGACCACGCTCGAAGTCTCGTTGGCGCGGATCATCGCCGGCCTCGGCAATCTCGGCACCTTCGTTGTGCTGATGCTGCCGCCCGATCCCGGTTCGCTGGCCCGCGCCACCCTCTTCGTCAAGGCGTTGTTCGAGACCATCGCGATCGCCTTCCTGGGCACCATCCTCGCGGCGATCCTGGCCTTCCCGCTAGGCTTTATCGCCGCCCGCAACGTCGTCGCCAACAAGATCGTCCATTTCCTCGCCCGCCGCTCGCTCGACACTGTGCGCGGCGTCGATGCGCTGATCTGGGCGTTGATCTGGGTCAATGTCGTGGGTTTGGGTCCCTTCGCCGGGATGCTCGCGATCATGACCAGCGATCTCGGCGCCTTCGGCAAGCTCTATTCCGAGGCGATCGAATCGGCCGACCGCAAGCCGGTCGAGGGTGTGACCTCGCTTGGCGGTGGCAAGCTCCACGAGATCCGCTTCGGCCTGATCCCGCAGGTGCTGCCGGTGATCGCGAGCCAGGTACTCTACTACATCGAATCCAATACCCGCTCCTCGACCATCATCGGCATCGTCGGCGCCGGCGGCATCGGGCTCTATCTCGCCGAGACCATCCGGACGCTGGAATGGCAGCAGGTCTCCTTCCTGATCCTGCTGATCCTGGCGGCCGTGACGGCGATCGACTTCCTCTCGAGCAAGCTGCGCTTCGCGATCATCGGCCAGCGGGCGGTCTGA
- the phnC gene encoding phosphonate ABC transporter ATP-binding protein, with the protein MLRIEGLTKRFSDKAAVDNVTLDLPKGEMVGIIGRSGAGKSTLLRMINRLAEPSAGRILSEDRDVTGLHGAALRAWRRDTAMIFQQFNLVGRLDVLTNVLLGRLNHRSAMLTLVKHFSQDDKIRAIAALERLDMGHLLSQRAETLSGGQQQRVAIARALVQEPKIILADEPIASLDPRNTQVVMDALFRINREDGITVVCNLHHLDIASKYCDRLIGMAAGKVVFDGPPHQLTSEVAAALYGIEARDAGAEALDALDVIAGEEARRAKQNAA; encoded by the coding sequence ATGCTGCGCATCGAAGGCCTGACCAAGCGCTTCAGCGATAAGGCTGCCGTGGACAATGTCACGCTCGACCTCCCCAAAGGCGAGATGGTCGGCATCATCGGCCGCTCGGGCGCGGGCAAGTCGACGCTGCTGCGCATGATCAACCGCCTCGCCGAGCCCAGCGCGGGCCGCATCCTTTCGGAGGATCGCGACGTTACGGGACTGCACGGCGCGGCATTGCGCGCCTGGCGCCGCGACACGGCGATGATCTTCCAGCAGTTCAACCTTGTCGGCCGCCTCGACGTGCTGACCAATGTCCTGCTCGGCCGGCTGAACCACCGCTCCGCCATGCTGACCCTGGTCAAGCATTTCTCGCAAGACGACAAGATCCGCGCCATCGCCGCGCTGGAGCGGCTCGACATGGGCCATCTGCTGTCCCAGCGCGCCGAGACGCTCTCGGGCGGCCAGCAGCAGCGCGTTGCCATCGCCCGCGCCCTGGTGCAGGAGCCCAAGATCATCCTCGCCGACGAGCCGATCGCCTCGCTCGACCCGCGCAATACTCAGGTGGTGATGGACGCGCTATTCCGGATCAATCGCGAGGATGGCATCACCGTCGTCTGCAACCTGCATCACCTCGATATCGCGTCGAAATACTGCGACCGGCTGATCGGCATGGCCGCCGGCAAGGTCGTCTTCGACGGCCCGCCGCATCAGCTGACCAGTGAGGTCGCGGCCGCGCTTTACGGCATCGAGGCCAGGGATGCCGGCGCCGAAGCACTCGACGCGCTCGACGTCATCGCCGGCGAAGAAGCCCGGCGCGCCAAGCAGAATGCCGCCTGA
- the phnE gene encoding phosphonate ABC transporter, permease protein PhnE, with the protein MTLALDSADPKIRAHSETYRKAMSAKRRQTLIGVAIFAACVWLAAIGSEVDPGKFAQNAWRFPKYILETMPVLRWNSLGADFAEWYWGWKGWLKLLWQTILIAYTGTIIGAVGGFLLCFVAAANLGKSGWLRFATKRFLEFSRTVPEIVFALIFVIAFGLGPLPGVLAIAIHTMGAMGKLFSEVVENIDMKPVDGLTATGAGWWQTIRFAVVPQVLSNFASYSLLRFEINVRGASIMGFVGAGGIGQDLIEAIRKFYFSDISAILLLIIVTVMLIDYGTERLRHALLSLEHGR; encoded by the coding sequence ATGACCCTCGCCCTCGATAGCGCCGATCCCAAAATCCGCGCTCATTCCGAGACCTACCGAAAGGCGATGTCGGCCAAACGCCGGCAGACCCTGATCGGCGTTGCGATCTTCGCCGCCTGTGTCTGGCTCGCAGCGATTGGCTCCGAGGTCGATCCCGGTAAATTCGCGCAGAACGCCTGGCGCTTCCCGAAATACATTCTCGAGACCATGCCCGTCCTTCGCTGGAACAGCTTGGGTGCCGATTTCGCCGAATGGTACTGGGGCTGGAAAGGCTGGCTGAAGCTGCTCTGGCAAACCATCCTGATCGCCTATACCGGCACGATCATCGGCGCGGTCGGCGGCTTCCTGCTCTGCTTTGTCGCCGCTGCCAATCTCGGCAAATCCGGCTGGCTGCGCTTTGCCACCAAGCGCTTCCTCGAATTCAGCCGCACTGTTCCCGAAATCGTCTTCGCGCTGATCTTCGTCATCGCCTTCGGGCTCGGGCCCTTGCCCGGCGTGCTCGCCATCGCGATCCACACCATGGGCGCCATGGGCAAGCTGTTCTCGGAAGTGGTCGAGAACATCGACATGAAGCCGGTCGACGGCCTGACCGCGACAGGCGCCGGCTGGTGGCAGACCATCCGCTTCGCCGTGGTGCCGCAGGTGCTGTCGAACTTCGCCAGCTATTCGCTGCTGCGCTTCGAGATCAATGTGCGCGGCGCCTCTATCATGGGCTTCGTCGGGGCCGGCGGCATCGGCCAGGACCTGATCGAGGCCATCCGCAAATTCTACTTCAGCGACATCAGCGCGATCCTGCTGCTGATCATCGTCACCGTGATGCTGATCGACTACGGAACCGAGCGCCTGCGCCATGCGCTGCTGAGCCTGGAGCACGGCCGATGA
- a CDS encoding efflux RND transporter periplasmic adaptor subunit has translation MKRFALLLLVAGLAGGGYYGYRHFRAGAEPTQARAATAPQTTGVPIEIGKIEVATVNEEVEALGTLAADESVVIAPEIAGRVISLGFKEGERVKKGQELVKLDTAILDAELKQAQADLSLARDTFQRNQSLVQRGAGTQVALEQATAQLASNEARVQLSQAKLAQSTIVAPFHGVVGLRSVGVGDYVSVGKTLITLTNIDPIKVDFRVPEIFLSRVKVGQPIQVKVDAVPGRDFEGKIFAIDPVVDINGRAIRLRAAIPNADLVLKPGLFGRIVIVVDQRENALIVPETAVVPDGTGKIVYIVENGKAKRVPVQLGRRLPGKVEIVKGLTAQMQLVSAGQMRLRDGATVSIKNAPAPVQTSALPVAQP, from the coding sequence ATGAAGCGGTTTGCCCTTCTCCTTCTCGTGGCCGGCCTGGCCGGTGGCGGCTATTATGGCTACCGCCATTTCAGGGCCGGTGCGGAGCCGACACAGGCGCGCGCCGCGACGGCACCGCAGACCACGGGCGTGCCCATCGAGATCGGCAAGATCGAGGTCGCGACCGTCAACGAGGAGGTCGAGGCGCTCGGTACCCTTGCGGCGGATGAATCCGTGGTGATTGCGCCGGAGATCGCGGGTCGCGTCATATCGCTCGGCTTCAAGGAAGGCGAGCGTGTCAAAAAGGGACAGGAGCTGGTCAAGCTCGACACAGCCATCCTCGATGCGGAACTCAAGCAAGCCCAGGCGGATCTGAGCCTGGCGCGCGACACCTTCCAGCGCAACCAGTCGCTGGTCCAGCGCGGCGCGGGCACGCAGGTCGCGCTCGAACAGGCCACGGCCCAGCTCGCCTCCAACGAGGCGCGGGTCCAGCTCTCGCAGGCCAAGCTGGCGCAGTCGACGATCGTGGCGCCTTTCCACGGTGTCGTCGGCCTGCGCTCAGTCGGCGTCGGCGATTATGTCTCCGTCGGCAAGACGCTGATCACCCTGACCAATATCGACCCGATCAAGGTCGATTTCCGCGTGCCCGAAATCTTCCTGTCGCGCGTCAAGGTCGGCCAGCCGATCCAGGTCAAGGTCGACGCCGTGCCGGGCCGCGATTTCGAGGGCAAGATCTTCGCGATCGACCCGGTTGTCGACATCAACGGCCGTGCCATCCGGCTGCGCGCCGCGATCCCCAATGCCGATCTGGTGCTGAAGCCCGGCCTGTTCGGGCGCATCGTCATCGTCGTCGATCAGCGCGAAAACGCCCTGATCGTGCCGGAGACTGCGGTGGTGCCCGACGGTACGGGCAAGATCGTCTACATCGTCGAGAACGGCAAGGCCAAGCGCGTGCCCGTCCAGCTCGGGCGACGCCTGCCCGGCAAAGTCGAGATCGTGAAGGGCCTGACAGCGCAGATGCAGCTCGTTAGCGCCGGCCAGATGCGGCTGCGCGACGGCGCGACGGTCTCGATCAAGAACGCGCCGGCGCCGGTGCAGACCAGCGCGCTGCCGGTCGCGCAGCCATGA
- a CDS encoding TetR/AcrR family transcriptional regulator translates to MPAEKSRPDKHHAITKAASEMFLAEGFERASLDQIAHRAGVSKQTIYSHFADKKALFRAISAELTEKLTIPLKQPAGHGDLRSVLLRLGEDALAMMTNPASLDLHRLIVSAASQFPELGRAAYEAGALRMIDDLATLLTQRSQIGDGLKQPVGPKQARVMAEQFVGMLRGFHQIRGLLGVKPVPAAQRKAYVGACVDMLLRGA, encoded by the coding sequence TTGCCAGCGGAGAAATCGCGTCCCGACAAGCACCACGCGATTACCAAGGCCGCGTCGGAAATGTTCCTGGCGGAGGGCTTCGAGCGCGCCAGCCTCGACCAGATCGCGCATCGCGCCGGCGTCTCCAAGCAGACCATCTACAGCCACTTCGCCGACAAGAAGGCCCTGTTTCGCGCGATTTCGGCCGAACTCACCGAAAAGCTGACGATTCCGCTGAAGCAGCCGGCAGGACATGGCGACCTTCGCAGCGTCCTGCTGCGCCTCGGCGAGGATGCGCTCGCGATGATGACAAACCCCGCCTCGCTTGACTTGCACCGGCTCATCGTCAGCGCCGCCTCGCAGTTCCCGGAACTCGGCCGCGCCGCCTATGAAGCGGGCGCCCTGCGCATGATCGACGATCTTGCCACCCTGCTCACACAGCGATCACAAATCGGTGACGGCCTGAAGCAGCCGGTCGGCCCGAAGCAGGCCAGGGTCATGGCCGAGCAGTTCGTCGGAATGTTGCGGGGCTTCCACCAGATTCGCGGATTGCTCGGGGTCAAGCCGGTCCCGGCCGCGCAGCGAAAGGCCTATGTCGGCGCCTGCGTCGACATGCTGCTGCGCGGCGCCTGA
- the phnD gene encoding phosphonate ABC transporter substrate-binding protein yields MLTRRHTLTLAAAGFAASLAAPALAQDWKAKYPEIVFAIIPAENASGVVERYTPFVNYLAKELGTKVTLRIASDYAALIEGQRAGNIHIGMYGPSSFARALMTGAKIDAFAIETNIDGTKGYYSVFYVKKDSPYQKIEDLKGKNLGLVDPNSTSGNNVPRFALDGMKIDPETYFSKVVYTGSHENAVIALGQGTVDVAANWWNDEQESNLLRMARKNMVKAEDFRIIYKSEQIVNSPMAYLTDMPTDLKAKIRDSVLNLATQDKVAFDKIYEGKQGPLVAIDNKAYEPIIELNKFVDALRRKKAS; encoded by the coding sequence ATGCTGACCCGTCGTCATACCCTCACGCTTGCCGCTGCCGGCTTCGCCGCATCGCTTGCGGCCCCCGCCCTTGCCCAGGACTGGAAGGCGAAATATCCCGAGATCGTCTTCGCAATCATCCCGGCCGAGAACGCCTCGGGCGTCGTCGAGCGCTACACCCCCTTCGTCAACTACCTCGCCAAGGAGCTCGGCACCAAGGTCACGCTGCGCATCGCCAGCGACTATGCCGCTTTGATCGAGGGCCAGCGCGCCGGCAACATCCATATCGGCATGTATGGCCCTTCCTCCTTCGCCCGCGCCCTGATGACCGGCGCCAAGATCGACGCCTTCGCCATCGAGACCAATATCGACGGCACCAAGGGCTACTACTCGGTCTTCTACGTGAAGAAGGATTCGCCCTACCAGAAGATCGAAGATTTGAAGGGCAAGAATCTCGGCCTCGTCGATCCTAACTCGACCTCGGGCAACAACGTGCCGCGCTTTGCGCTCGACGGCATGAAGATCGACCCGGAGACCTATTTCTCCAAGGTCGTCTATACAGGCAGCCACGAGAACGCCGTCATCGCGCTCGGTCAGGGCACGGTCGACGTCGCCGCCAACTGGTGGAACGACGAGCAGGAATCCAACCTCCTGCGCATGGCCCGCAAGAACATGGTCAAGGCCGAGGATTTCCGGATCATCTACAAATCCGAGCAGATCGTGAACTCGCCGATGGCCTATCTCACGGACATGCCGACCGACCTCAAGGCCAAAATCCGCGACTCGGTCCTGAACCTCGCCACCCAGGACAAGGTCGCCTTCGACAAGATCTATGAAGGCAAGCAGGGCCCGCTCGTCGCCATCGACAACAAGGCCTATGAGCCGATCATCGAACTCAACAAGTTCGTCGACGCGCTGCGCCGCAAGAAAGCGTCGTAA